Proteins from a single region of Streptomyces sp. HUAS 15-9:
- a CDS encoding CGNR zinc finger domain-containing protein, with translation MELAYYSDYAVRLVNSEEPARGKDTLTSVEAVRDLFGGNQSAARRATDADVTRFRSVRARLRAVFEAADKGDETLAVDLLNSLLLEFPVSPQISGHDFRDDDGRPLWHMHLADHPSNATAGYAAIAAMGLAFHLTEYGVDRLGLCQAPPCRNAYLDTSTNRSRRYCSDRCATRANVAAYRARKRLEADRPDKTGLAAESAQRTSTSGER, from the coding sequence GTGGAACTGGCCTATTACTCGGATTACGCCGTCCGACTCGTCAACAGCGAGGAACCGGCCCGGGGCAAGGACACCCTGACCTCGGTCGAGGCCGTCCGCGACCTGTTCGGCGGCAACCAGTCCGCGGCCCGTCGCGCGACCGACGCGGACGTCACACGCTTCCGCTCCGTACGGGCCCGGCTGCGCGCGGTCTTCGAGGCCGCCGACAAGGGCGACGAGACGCTCGCGGTGGACCTGCTGAACTCGCTCCTGCTGGAGTTCCCGGTGAGCCCGCAGATCTCCGGGCACGACTTCCGGGACGACGACGGCCGGCCGCTGTGGCACATGCACCTCGCCGACCACCCGTCGAACGCGACCGCGGGGTACGCGGCGATCGCGGCGATGGGCCTCGCGTTCCATCTGACCGAGTACGGCGTGGACCGCCTGGGCCTGTGTCAGGCACCCCCCTGCCGCAACGCCTATCTGGACACGTCGACGAACCGCTCCCGGCGCTACTGCTCCGACCGCTGCGCGACGCGCGCCAACGTGGCCGCCTACCGGGCCCGCAAGCGCCTGGAGGCCGACCGGCCCGACAAGACGGGCCTGGCGGCCGAGAGTGCCCAGCGCACCAGCACGAGCGGCGAGCGCTGA
- a CDS encoding DUF6193 family natural product biosynthesis protein, with the protein MRTRSEEWKVLLEEFKPPHDQNGVFTEEMWKLISAAHADPILGSLYPAISMWSLTLSNSDVFSDIADKFPAISAADGEYRVLAWPHTQDICLFLTSDPAEAVQFAAEIIGKQL; encoded by the coding sequence ATGCGTACACGTTCTGAAGAGTGGAAGGTTCTGCTCGAGGAGTTCAAGCCACCACATGATCAAAACGGTGTATTCACGGAAGAGATGTGGAAACTCATCTCCGCGGCACATGCTGATCCGATACTGGGGTCACTGTATCCAGCGATCTCGATGTGGTCGCTGACCCTCTCTAATTCGGACGTGTTTAGTGATATTGCCGACAAATTTCCTGCCATCTCGGCGGCAGATGGAGAATATCGCGTTCTCGCGTGGCCCCATACTCAGGACATCTGCTTGTTCCTGACAAGCGATCCGGCGGAGGCCGTTCAATTCGCAGCCGAAATAATAGGCAAACAGCTGTGA
- a CDS encoding relaxase/mobilization nuclease domain-containing protein, with the protein MVPDVSTGSSTLGLINYLFGKGRRDEHTDPHIVAAWDMAGALDPGRDPTYTQLARRLDHHVDLRTRELGGKQPRQHVWHCPVRTAPGDRYLTDAEWAEVARRVVAATGIAPEGDDKACRWIAVRHADDHIHIMATTVRADGRRPRTNRDGWRAQLECRKIEAEFGLRRLKSGDLTAPRTPTGAERAKAERQGREETAREWLREQAYAVAAAVRSIDEYFTVLRSLGIQVRPRIGPETGEVTGYSLAALGDTANGEPDLSCNRLRERLPTQELADRPQPVADPAEPWHRAEAAIRHAHAVLDSGGEAVAQGHLDAFGDTLHNLALASHGPHRAELQAAAQVFNRARRSAIRADHQAATALREAAKELVYATHDPGGLTIALIFAALQLARAAAKWHEQRGHEQQATAAEQAFRHLQAGYQDAAAPVLADLTRRAPRATTISRFEQDLRAALPDQADRILVDPAWPALTTTLARAETAGHNPRRLLAEVAAQRELDTAERPAEVLNWRITLQPNRRAQAARKRSSTPAASSAPLALQPSATALASRPEERGRHR; encoded by the coding sequence ATGGTGCCTGACGTCTCCACCGGCTCCAGCACCCTCGGCCTGATCAACTACCTCTTCGGCAAGGGGCGGCGCGATGAGCACACGGACCCCCACATCGTGGCTGCCTGGGACATGGCCGGCGCCCTCGACCCCGGCCGCGACCCCACCTACACCCAGCTCGCCCGGCGCCTGGACCACCACGTCGACCTGCGCACCCGGGAGCTCGGCGGAAAGCAGCCACGGCAGCATGTGTGGCACTGCCCGGTGCGCACCGCGCCGGGCGACCGCTACCTCACCGACGCTGAGTGGGCCGAGGTTGCCCGCCGCGTCGTAGCCGCCACGGGCATCGCCCCCGAGGGAGACGACAAGGCGTGCCGCTGGATCGCGGTCCGGCACGCCGACGACCACATCCACATCATGGCCACCACCGTCCGAGCCGACGGCCGCCGCCCTCGTACGAACCGGGACGGCTGGCGGGCACAGCTGGAATGCCGAAAGATCGAGGCCGAGTTCGGGCTGCGCCGCCTGAAGTCCGGTGACCTCACGGCCCCGCGTACCCCGACCGGCGCCGAGCGGGCGAAGGCGGAACGCCAGGGCCGGGAGGAGACCGCGCGGGAGTGGCTGCGCGAGCAGGCGTACGCGGTCGCCGCGGCCGTACGCAGCATCGACGAGTACTTCACCGTGCTGCGCTCCCTCGGCATCCAGGTCAGGCCGCGCATCGGCCCCGAGACCGGCGAAGTGACCGGCTACAGCCTGGCCGCGCTCGGCGACACGGCCAACGGCGAGCCCGACCTGTCCTGCAACCGTCTGCGCGAACGCCTCCCGACCCAGGAGCTGGCCGACCGCCCTCAACCGGTGGCGGACCCGGCCGAGCCGTGGCACCGCGCCGAAGCCGCCATCCGCCACGCGCACGCCGTCCTCGACTCAGGTGGCGAGGCCGTGGCCCAGGGCCACCTGGATGCCTTCGGCGACACCCTCCACAACCTGGCCCTCGCCAGCCACGGCCCGCACCGGGCCGAACTACAAGCAGCGGCACAGGTGTTCAACCGCGCCCGCCGCTCGGCGATCCGAGCCGACCATCAAGCCGCCACCGCCCTACGGGAAGCCGCCAAGGAACTCGTCTACGCCACACACGATCCGGGCGGACTCACCATCGCCCTGATCTTTGCCGCACTCCAGTTGGCGCGGGCAGCCGCCAAGTGGCACGAACAACGCGGCCACGAGCAGCAGGCCACCGCGGCTGAGCAAGCCTTCCGTCACCTGCAGGCCGGTTACCAGGACGCCGCCGCGCCGGTCCTGGCAGATCTCACCCGACGCGCGCCACGCGCCACCACCATCAGCCGCTTCGAGCAGGATCTACGCGCAGCCCTCCCCGACCAAGCCGACCGCATCCTCGTCGATCCCGCCTGGCCAGCCCTGACCACAACCCTCGCCCGCGCAGAGACCGCTGGCCACAACCCCCGGCGCCTCTTGGCCGAAGTCGCCGCCCAGCGAGAACTCGACACCGCCGAACGCCCCGCCGAGGTCCTCAACTGGCGCATCACCCTCCAGCCGAACAGGCGAGCACAGGCAGCACGCAAACGAAGCAGCACACCCGCAGCGTCCTCTGCGCCCCTGGCGCTCCAGCCCTCGGCCACGGCGCTGGCCTCCAGGCCCGAGGAACGCGGACGACATCGATAG
- a CDS encoding tyrosine-type recombinase/integrase — translation MRGSFTPCPNGKWRARYRDLDGKEHARHFDRKIDAQRWLDEVTASIVTGQYVDPQAGRITFEKYAKKWEESLIASEAGERITDNALRLHLVPALGARAMAAIRRNDLQVLFKSLSEQLGPGSVRNVYDVLVRLMTAAVEDKVIASSPCRRITLPAMPDDEVTPPTVAQVEAMVRVMPPYIRAVIVTLAGSGLRIGELLGLKVSDVDFKAGTIRVERQRLQSGKIGPPKTAKSRRTVPVGEVVTDALLMHLAARPSKEWLFTMEEGEPLNYRRWKTEWNCARKELQKAENEAAEREGRKPVELTHMVTHDLRHFYASALIAGGASVKQVQLVLGHASAVITLRIYAHLWPGEEDRTRTVMDAVLGGLRTGCGQVGDATRETAGQTA, via the coding sequence GTGCGGGGCTCGTTCACCCCCTGCCCCAACGGCAAATGGCGGGCTCGCTACCGTGACCTCGACGGCAAGGAGCATGCCCGCCACTTCGACCGGAAGATCGACGCCCAGCGCTGGCTCGACGAGGTCACGGCCAGCATCGTCACGGGCCAGTACGTCGACCCGCAGGCCGGACGGATCACCTTCGAGAAGTACGCAAAGAAGTGGGAGGAGTCGCTCATCGCCAGCGAGGCGGGCGAGCGGATCACCGACAACGCGCTCCGGCTCCACCTCGTCCCGGCGCTTGGCGCCCGCGCCATGGCGGCCATACGCCGCAACGACCTCCAGGTGCTCTTCAAGAGCCTGTCGGAGCAGCTTGGCCCCGGCAGCGTGCGTAACGTCTACGACGTCCTCGTACGCCTCATGACCGCGGCTGTCGAGGACAAGGTCATCGCGTCCAGCCCGTGCCGCCGGATCACCCTCCCGGCCATGCCGGATGACGAGGTCACTCCGCCCACGGTCGCGCAGGTCGAGGCCATGGTCCGCGTGATGCCGCCGTACATCCGCGCGGTGATCGTCACCCTCGCCGGATCAGGCTTGCGAATAGGAGAGTTGCTCGGCCTCAAAGTGTCGGACGTCGACTTCAAGGCCGGCACCATCCGCGTCGAGCGCCAGCGCCTCCAGTCCGGGAAGATCGGCCCGCCGAAGACTGCCAAGTCACGGCGCACGGTCCCGGTCGGCGAGGTCGTCACTGACGCACTCCTCATGCACCTCGCCGCACGCCCCTCCAAGGAGTGGCTGTTCACGATGGAGGAAGGCGAACCGCTCAACTACCGCCGCTGGAAGACCGAATGGAACTGCGCTCGTAAGGAGCTGCAGAAGGCGGAGAACGAGGCGGCCGAACGCGAGGGCCGCAAGCCCGTCGAACTCACGCACATGGTGACCCACGACCTGCGCCACTTCTACGCCTCCGCCCTCATCGCCGGCGGAGCGAGCGTCAAGCAGGTCCAGTTGGTCCTCGGCCACGCGTCCGCCGTCATCACGCTGCGGATCTACGCGCATCTGTGGCCGGGCGAAGAAGACCGCACCCGGACCGTCATGGACGCCGTTCTCGGCGGCCTGCGGACCGGGTGCGGACAGGTAGGCGATGCGACCCGCGAAACCGCAGGTCAAACGGCCTAG
- a CDS encoding class I SAM-dependent methyltransferase, translating to MLAQASPWYAHALQRTTASPAEPLSVPARMEWTTRPGSGPGAEILGSDLRRKRLLELGCGPGHNAAHLATRYGAQVTGVDLVGLQVRRARSHYGRLNNLTFVAGHALHYLQASDEQFDAIYSVFGAIGLVAPELLLPAIAPHLKPGRTLAFSVPHPKRGGLRPTADDRPRRDYVTLPDRTRLPIARWDFDADRWEKHLDRAGLWLTSAQEFHDARRGLWPTTLLITARKL from the coding sequence GTGCTCGCCCAGGCTTCCCCGTGGTACGCCCACGCACTCCAGCGCACTACGGCCAGCCCCGCCGAGCCGCTGTCGGTACCCGCTCGGATGGAATGGACAACGCGGCCTGGCAGCGGGCCCGGAGCCGAGATTCTCGGCTCGGACCTGCGCCGCAAGCGGCTGCTGGAACTCGGCTGCGGCCCCGGTCACAACGCCGCCCACCTCGCCACCCGCTACGGCGCCCAGGTCACCGGTGTCGATCTGGTCGGCCTGCAGGTCCGCCGGGCCCGGTCGCACTACGGGCGGCTGAACAATCTGACCTTCGTCGCCGGCCATGCCCTGCACTACCTGCAAGCCTCCGACGAGCAGTTCGACGCCATCTACTCCGTTTTCGGGGCCATCGGCTTGGTAGCCCCCGAGCTTCTGCTCCCGGCCATCGCCCCGCACCTCAAACCCGGGCGCACCCTCGCCTTCTCCGTCCCCCACCCCAAGCGCGGCGGCTTGCGACCCACCGCCGACGACCGACCCCGCCGGGACTACGTCACTCTCCCCGACCGCACCCGACTACCCATCGCCCGCTGGGACTTCGATGCCGACCGATGGGAGAAACACCTCGACCGCGCCGGCCTCTGGCTCACCTCGGCCCAGGAGTTCCACGATGCCCGCCGCGGCCTCTGGCCCACCACGTTGCTGATCACCGCGCGCAAGCTCTGA
- a CDS encoding class I SAM-dependent methyltransferase → MTNADTHMVTTGADWPAWQESWDRQQEWYMPDREERFRIMLDMVEALVGTAPRVLDLACGTGSITARLLHRFPRATSTGVDLDPALLAIAEGTFAGDERVGFVTADLKDPDWPAKLPYDSYDAVLTATALHWLHSEPLAALYGQVAELVRDGGVFMNADHMIDESTPRINAAERAGRHARMDQAKRDGALDWAEWWQLAAKDPVLAGPTARRYEIYGEHADGDMPSAAWHARVLRGKGFAEARPVWCSPSDTLLLALK, encoded by the coding sequence ATGACGAACGCGGACACGCACATGGTGACGACCGGCGCGGACTGGCCGGCCTGGCAGGAGAGCTGGGACCGGCAGCAGGAGTGGTACATGCCGGACCGCGAGGAACGCTTCCGGATCATGCTCGACATGGTCGAGGCCCTCGTCGGCACCGCACCCCGCGTGCTGGACCTGGCCTGCGGCACCGGCAGCATCACCGCCCGGCTGCTGCACAGGTTCCCGCGGGCCACCAGCACCGGCGTCGACCTCGACCCGGCCCTCCTCGCCATCGCCGAGGGCACCTTCGCCGGTGACGAGCGGGTCGGGTTCGTGACCGCCGACCTCAAGGACCCGGACTGGCCCGCGAAGCTGCCGTACGACTCGTACGACGCCGTTCTGACCGCCACGGCCCTGCACTGGCTGCACAGCGAACCCCTCGCGGCCCTCTACGGTCAGGTCGCGGAGCTCGTCCGCGACGGCGGTGTCTTCATGAACGCGGACCACATGATCGACGAGTCCACGCCCCGGATCAACGCCGCCGAGCGCGCGGGGCGCCACGCCCGCATGGATCAGGCCAAGCGGGACGGTGCCCTCGACTGGGCCGAATGGTGGCAGCTCGCCGCCAAGGACCCGGTCCTCGCCGGGCCGACCGCCCGGCGCTACGAGATCTACGGCGAGCACGCCGACGGCGACATGCCCTCGGCCGCCTGGCACGCGCGCGTGCTGCGCGGGAAGGGCTTCGCCGAGGCCCGGCCGGTGTGGTGCTCGCCCTCGGACACGCTGCTTCTCGCGCTCAAGTAG
- a CDS encoding phosphotransferase family protein translates to MTANPSAELLDNLLTLAGRTTALREEVRVWSMSGVERLTFPDASTAIFKYAKRPFDSEDQSLRLAHTLGVPVPQVHASAVLDGWLGMLMEDLGPAVRDADDLDGTAAAVVLHGTRTAAALPVLDQVSLCSLPNRALEHLAQLRKAERWQDTDDIEDALDRIAQAAKARSAGTTVAPFGWVHSEFHPTSLHIGQQGWRLLDFARAFTGPGLLDLASWHGTLDTPDPVRLRVFLEQYVTAGGTPDALTRRGGLTAENWALGWHRMWAVEWFMEQSIRWINDPATDPAYIKAVRRHLTDVLHLLEV, encoded by the coding sequence GTGACCGCGAACCCCAGCGCCGAACTCCTCGACAACCTGCTCACCCTGGCCGGACGGACCACCGCCCTGCGCGAGGAGGTGCGCGTGTGGTCCATGTCCGGTGTCGAGCGCCTGACCTTCCCTGACGCCAGCACCGCGATCTTCAAGTACGCGAAGCGGCCCTTCGACAGCGAGGATCAGTCCCTCCGTCTGGCACATACGCTCGGCGTCCCCGTCCCGCAGGTCCACGCCTCCGCCGTCCTGGACGGTTGGCTCGGCATGCTCATGGAAGACCTCGGCCCTGCCGTCCGCGACGCCGACGACCTCGACGGCACCGCCGCCGCCGTGGTCCTGCACGGCACCCGTACGGCTGCCGCCCTGCCCGTCCTCGACCAGGTCAGCCTCTGCTCACTGCCGAACCGCGCCCTGGAACACCTCGCCCAGCTCCGCAAGGCCGAGCGCTGGCAAGACACGGACGACATCGAGGACGCGCTCGACCGGATCGCTCAGGCCGCCAAGGCCCGGTCTGCCGGTACGACGGTGGCGCCGTTCGGCTGGGTGCACTCCGAGTTCCACCCCACCAGCCTCCACATCGGCCAACAAGGCTGGCGGCTGCTGGACTTCGCCCGCGCCTTCACCGGCCCCGGCCTGCTCGACCTGGCCAGCTGGCACGGCACCCTCGACACTCCCGATCCCGTACGTCTGCGGGTCTTCCTGGAGCAGTACGTCACCGCCGGCGGCACCCCCGACGCCCTCACTCGGCGCGGCGGACTCACCGCCGAGAACTGGGCGCTGGGCTGGCACCGCATGTGGGCCGTCGAGTGGTTCATGGAACAGTCCATCCGCTGGATCAACGACCCGGCCACCGACCCCGCCTACATCAAGGCTGTACGCCGTCACCTCACCGACGTCCTTCACCTTCTGGAGGTCTGA
- the sodN gene encoding superoxide dismutase, Ni: MLSRLFAPKVKVSAHCDLPCGVYDPAQARIEAESVKAVQEKMAANDDPHFQARATVIKEQRAELAKHHVSVLWSDYFKPPHFEKYPELHQLVNDTLKALSAAKASTDPATGQKALDYIAQIDKIFWETKKA; this comes from the coding sequence ATGCTTTCCCGCCTGTTTGCCCCCAAGGTCAAGGTCAGCGCACACTGCGACCTGCCCTGCGGTGTGTACGACCCGGCCCAGGCCCGCATCGAGGCGGAGTCGGTGAAGGCCGTCCAGGAGAAGATGGCCGCCAACGACGACCCGCACTTCCAGGCGCGTGCCACGGTCATCAAGGAGCAGCGTGCCGAGCTCGCGAAGCACCACGTCTCGGTGCTCTGGAGCGACTACTTCAAGCCCCCGCACTTCGAGAAGTACCCGGAGCTGCACCAGCTGGTCAACGACACCCTGAAGGCCCTCTCGGCCGCCAAGGCGTCCACCGACCCGGCGACCGGCCAGAAGGCGCTGGACTACATCGCCCAGATCGACAAGATCTTCTGGGAGACGAAGAAGGCTTGA
- a CDS encoding tetratricopeptide repeat protein yields the protein MAAPRGPNSRLRDVIEAIGCTYEALAKDIRRIAAENGEVLQTNKSAVSHWVNGTRQPTGRTGQYLAEALSRRTGRPITLVEIGLRAPETTVAQEPDPVLAATDLGRADVERRRFLAVAAFTTVGVAMPLFYDHEATARMLRARTGSSLVGMEDVDVVRQITAAFSAADERLGGGHGLTTVTAYLADTAAPMLRGRFPNEALRQAAFGAVAELAYLAGWKHHDLGQEGAAQRYYQVGYQLACEADPRGHASWMMRALAHQALSLKQPHHCVDLVEGALARGLGHVDGQTEALLHITHARAYASVGAKPAAARALLTAEDALLRDDGPQPSYSRVSGPAAGTVASHTARTLTDLADHVGTEQQHRDALVRWDPEKYKRVHALTYADLGDSLAAQARADEAVAAWSQALALMEGMTSDRTRKAITSLRSTLSIYQRRKVPGAAELARRAREALA from the coding sequence GTGGCAGCGCCGAGAGGTCCCAACTCCCGCCTGCGTGACGTCATCGAGGCGATCGGCTGCACGTACGAGGCTCTGGCGAAGGACATCCGGCGTATCGCGGCCGAGAACGGCGAGGTCCTCCAGACCAACAAGTCGGCCGTCTCCCACTGGGTGAACGGCACACGCCAGCCGACCGGACGGACCGGCCAGTACCTCGCTGAGGCGCTGTCCCGCCGGACAGGCCGCCCCATCACTCTGGTGGAGATTGGCCTTCGGGCACCCGAAACTACGGTGGCGCAGGAGCCCGATCCTGTTCTGGCCGCCACCGATCTAGGCCGTGCCGACGTCGAACGCCGCCGCTTCCTTGCCGTGGCTGCCTTCACCACGGTCGGCGTGGCCATGCCGCTCTTCTACGACCACGAGGCCACCGCCCGCATGCTGCGGGCCCGCACCGGCAGCTCCCTGGTCGGAATGGAGGACGTGGACGTCGTAAGGCAGATCACCGCGGCCTTCAGCGCGGCCGACGAACGCCTCGGCGGCGGGCACGGCCTGACCACCGTCACCGCCTACCTCGCCGACACGGCCGCCCCCATGCTCCGCGGCCGATTCCCGAACGAAGCCTTACGGCAGGCGGCCTTCGGCGCCGTCGCCGAACTCGCGTACCTCGCTGGGTGGAAGCATCACGACCTTGGCCAGGAAGGCGCCGCCCAGCGCTACTACCAGGTCGGCTACCAACTCGCCTGCGAAGCCGACCCACGCGGCCACGCCTCCTGGATGATGCGCGCCCTCGCCCATCAGGCACTGAGCCTCAAGCAACCCCACCACTGCGTCGACCTCGTCGAAGGCGCCCTCGCCCGCGGCCTGGGCCACGTCGACGGCCAGACCGAGGCGCTACTGCACATCACCCACGCCCGCGCCTACGCCTCGGTCGGCGCGAAGCCCGCAGCGGCCCGCGCCCTGCTCACCGCCGAAGACGCCCTCCTACGCGACGACGGGCCCCAGCCCAGCTACTCCCGCGTCAGCGGCCCGGCCGCCGGCACCGTCGCCAGCCACACCGCCCGCACTTTGACTGACCTGGCCGACCACGTCGGCACTGAGCAACAGCACCGCGATGCCCTGGTGCGCTGGGACCCGGAGAAGTACAAGCGCGTACACGCCCTTACCTATGCCGACCTCGGCGACAGCCTCGCAGCCCAGGCCCGAGCCGACGAGGCCGTAGCCGCCTGGTCACAGGCCCTGGCCCTCATGGAGGGCATGACTTCCGACCGCACCCGCAAAGCGATCACCTCGCTCCGCTCCACACTCTCCATCTACCAGCGCCGCAAAGTGCCCGGAGCCGCCGAACTCGCCCGCCGCGCACGCGAAGCACTGGCCTAA
- a CDS encoding amino acid ABC transporter ATP-binding protein produces the protein MTGLSKDIAQPTSGAPMVRAEGVHKSFGLAHILKGIDLVVNPREVFCLIGPSGSGKSTFLRCINHLEKISAGRLYVDGDLVGYRQKGDKLYELKEKEVAAQRRDIGMVFQRFNLFPHMTALENVMEAPVQVKRESKAVARERAGRLLDRVGLGDRKGHYPSQLSGGQQQRVAIARALAMQPKLMLFDEPTSALDPELVGEVLDVMRDLAEDGMTMIVVTHEMGFAREVGDSLVFMDDGLVVESGHPRDVLTNPQHDRTKSFLSKVL, from the coding sequence ATGACCGGTCTGAGCAAGGACATCGCACAGCCGACGAGCGGTGCGCCGATGGTCAGGGCCGAGGGCGTGCACAAGTCCTTCGGTCTGGCGCACATCCTCAAGGGCATCGACCTGGTGGTGAACCCGCGAGAGGTGTTCTGCCTGATCGGCCCGTCCGGTTCCGGCAAGAGCACGTTCCTCCGGTGCATCAACCATCTTGAGAAGATCAGCGCCGGCCGGCTGTACGTCGACGGCGACCTGGTCGGCTACCGGCAGAAGGGGGACAAGCTCTACGAGCTGAAGGAGAAGGAGGTCGCGGCGCAGCGACGGGACATCGGCATGGTGTTCCAGCGCTTCAACCTCTTCCCGCACATGACGGCGCTGGAGAACGTCATGGAGGCGCCGGTCCAGGTCAAGCGCGAGTCCAAGGCGGTCGCCCGGGAACGCGCGGGGCGGCTTCTCGACCGGGTGGGCCTCGGCGACCGCAAGGGCCACTACCCGTCGCAGCTCTCGGGTGGTCAGCAGCAGCGTGTCGCCATCGCCCGCGCGCTGGCGATGCAGCCGAAGCTGATGCTCTTCGACGAGCCGACCTCGGCTCTCGACCCGGAGCTGGTCGGTGAGGTCCTCGATGTGATGCGGGACCTGGCGGAGGACGGTATGACGATGATCGTCGTCACGCACGAGATGGGTTTCGCGCGTGAGGTGGGCGACTCGCTGGTGTTCATGGACGACGGCCTGGTGGTCGAGTCCGGCCACCCGCGCGACGTCCTGACGAACCCGCAGCACGACCGGACGAAGTCGTTCCTGTCCAAGGTCCTCTGA
- the sodX gene encoding nickel-type superoxide dismutase maturation protease — protein MPELSQETERGRAVTPFGLAEVTGPSMVPTLHHGDQLVVQYGARIRPGDVVVLRHPFQQDLLVVKRAAERREGGWWVLGDNPYAGGDSTDYGTVPEDLILGRVRLRFRPLRPGQRSPLVLVRWALSAARPVLSGRSASRRLRAR, from the coding sequence ATGCCGGAGCTGTCGCAGGAGACCGAGCGGGGGAGGGCCGTCACGCCCTTCGGGCTGGCCGAGGTGACCGGGCCGTCCATGGTGCCCACGCTCCACCACGGGGACCAGCTCGTGGTGCAGTACGGGGCCCGGATCAGGCCGGGTGACGTCGTGGTCCTGCGCCACCCCTTCCAGCAGGACCTGCTCGTCGTCAAGCGGGCCGCCGAGCGGCGCGAGGGCGGCTGGTGGGTCCTCGGGGACAATCCGTACGCCGGAGGGGACAGCACCGACTACGGGACCGTGCCGGAGGACCTGATCCTCGGCCGGGTCCGGCTGCGGTTCCGGCCGCTGCGTCCCGGTCAGCGCTCGCCGCTCGTGCTGGTGCGCTGGGCACTCTCGGCCGCCAGGCCCGTCTTGTCGGGCCGGTCGGCCTCCAGGCGCTTGCGGGCCCGGTAG
- a CDS encoding NUDIX domain-containing protein — protein MAQRTTDDQPKALPPALESMTLLVAAVIVHDKTTNRVVLLQRSQNAKFAQGMWDLPVGKSEPGEPITETAVRELYEETGLTVKPEALKVAHIIHGAWGVEAPNGFLTVVFTAHDWTGEPENREPRKHAQVRWIDADAIPEDFVDTTASALHRYLRGGPEVSLDGWQ, from the coding sequence GTGGCTCAGCGGACAACCGACGACCAGCCCAAAGCCCTGCCGCCCGCTCTCGAATCCATGACCCTGCTGGTCGCCGCCGTCATCGTCCACGACAAGACCACCAACCGCGTCGTCCTCCTCCAACGCAGCCAGAACGCCAAGTTCGCCCAAGGCATGTGGGACCTCCCCGTCGGCAAGAGCGAACCCGGCGAACCCATCACCGAAACCGCCGTGCGCGAGCTGTACGAAGAGACCGGCCTGACCGTGAAACCGGAGGCCCTGAAGGTCGCCCACATCATCCATGGTGCCTGGGGCGTGGAGGCACCCAACGGCTTCCTCACCGTCGTCTTCACCGCCCATGATTGGACCGGCGAACCCGAAAACCGCGAACCCCGCAAGCACGCCCAGGTCCGGTGGATCGACGCCGACGCAATCCCCGAAGACTTCGTGGACACCACCGCGAGTGCCCTCCACCGGTACCTTAGGGGAGGCCCGGAGGTCTCCCTCGACGGCTGGCAATAG